A single window of Papio anubis isolate 15944 chromosome 8, Panubis1.0, whole genome shotgun sequence DNA harbors:
- the EIF4EBP1 gene encoding eukaryotic translation initiation factor 4E-binding protein 1, with product MSGGSSCSQTPSRAIPATRRVVLGDGVQLPPGDYSTTPGGTLFSTTPGGTRIIYDRKFLMECRNSPVTKTPPKDLPAIPGVTSPSSDEPPTEASQSHLRNSPEDKRAGGEESQFEMDI from the exons ATGTCCGGGGGCAGCAGCTGCAGCCAGACCCCAAGTCGGGCCATCCCCGCCACTCGCCGGGTGGTGCTCGGCGACGGCGTGCAGCTCCCGCCCGGGGACTACAGCACGACCCCCGGCGGCACACTCTTCAGCACCACCCCGGGAG GTACCAGGATCATCTATGACCGGAAATTCCTGATGGAGTGTCGGAACTCACCTGTGACCAAAACACCCCCGAAGGATCTGCCTGCCATTCCCGGGGTCACCAGCCCTTCCAGTGATGAGCCCCCCACGGAAGCCAGCCAGAGCCACCTGCGTAATAGCCCAGAAGATAAGCGGGCAGGCG GTGAAGAGTCACAGTTTGAGATGGACATTTAA